A single Lactuca sativa cultivar Salinas chromosome 8, Lsat_Salinas_v11, whole genome shotgun sequence DNA region contains:
- the LOC111917041 gene encoding uncharacterized protein LOC111917041, which translates to MNFGLDAMNIHPDYASDQPNMSGNSRSIFGGGSADKSQSGNPQQMMTVSSLTPNSGTSTLQTSGHILSPVPKFVSNPAPQTSQSRTTMDLLQFTNQNQRLKQHVFEHKAVQRPPTHPSIAQSTIMFGHQNNKQQMPFDHLRPCPWPVSTIQTSHLQNQQTLRQQISNTGQLQQRQHQVVQPSKNFQQNLNQILLQFQQRTPQEHGQRNISAALSAPVKFSHPNEFSSNETWREYAFRQVLLMKENYLNELLKMRKNAMHLYSQERNMEIAKKYENAKEFLEKMIAFLNIPRVDMIPKNNERVYNYMNFIVNYLTSFRNKNGGFSQNFNQIINQQPVYQPPDNQSKYI; encoded by the exons ATGAATTTTGG TTTGGATGCTATGAACATCCATCCAGATTACGCTAGTGATCAGCCAAACATGTCTGGAAACAGCAGATCCATCTTCGGAGGAGGTTCAGCAGATaag TCACAAAGCGGAAATCCCCAGCAAATGATGACTGTGAGCAGCTTGACTCCAAACAGTGGCACATCCACACTGCAGACATCAG GTCATATCCTGTCTCCAGTACCAAAGTTTGTCTCTAATCCAGCTCCACAAACTTCTCAGTCACGTACAACAATGGATTTGCTCCAATTTACAAACCAAAATCAACGGTTGAAACAACATGTCTTTGAACACAAGGCTGTCCAACGCCCACCAACACATCCCTCAATAGCTCAATCAACCATCATGTTTGGTCACCAAAATAACAAACAGCAGATGCCATTCGATCATCTTCGTCCATGTCCATGGCCAGTGTCAACTATCCAGACAAGCCATCTACAAAACCAGCAGACCCTGAGGCAACAAATTAGTAATACAGGTCAATTGCAGCAGCGACAACACCAGGTGGTTCAACCTTCCAAGAACTTTCAGCAGAACCTTAATCAAATACTGTTGCAATTTCAGCAAAGGACGCCACAAGAACATGGGCAACGAAATATTTCTGCTGCATTGTCAG CTCCGGTCAAATTTTCACATCCAAATGAATTTTCTTCAAATGAAACATGGCGAGAGTATGCTTTCCGACAg GTTTTATTGATGAAAGAGAACTATTTAAATGAACTACTAAAAATGCGTAAGAACGCAATGCATTTATACTCTCAG GAAAGAAACATGGAAATAGCAAAGAAGTATGAAAACGCAAAAGAATTTCTGGAAAAGATGATCGCGTTCTTGAATATCCCGAGGGTTGATATGATTCCAAAGAATAATGAGAGAGTTTACAACTACATGAATTTCATTGTCAACTATTTGACCTCTTTTAGGAACAAGAACGGTGGTTTTTCACAGAACTTCAACCAAATCATCAATCAGCAACCGGTTTATCAACCACCTGATAACCAATCTAAATATATCTAA